In Ensifer sp. PDNC004, the sequence AGCACGAACTTGGCCACTTCCAGGCGCCCACCCTTCAGGTGGCGCCGGCCCAGACGGCAAGATTCCCGCAACTCGATGAAGGTCGCCGGCGGCGCGGAGGAAGTGGCCGTGGAGAGCGACTGGTCCATGTCAGGCAGCCTCTTCGGTGTCGGAATTGCTTTCGATGCGGATGCGCCGGCTTCCCGCTTCGGCACGATCGAGGAAGGCGTCGAAGGCCCCGAAGAAGATGGCGAGAAAGCCTGATGTCGATCCGTCCCATCCGGTCGCGGGCTCACGGCCAAAGTGCTTGGCGAGCAGGCGATAAAGCGCGCGGCGCGGCTGAGCGATCTTGTCGAGCGCCAGCACACCGGCTTGGCGCAGGCAGTACCAATCGGCGATCACCTCGATCATGTCGAGGCTGGCGGCGTCCTCAGGGATAGCGATCGATACCTGCCCGGAAGCGCACGTCATTTCACCGGCGTCAATCAGCCGCTGGCAGACGGTAGCGACCGACAGCCCGGATATCTCGTGGACGACATCCCCGGGCCATTCCTTCGGAAAATAGCGATGCTGGACCAGGGTGCGCTTGTGTGCCTTCAGGAAGGAGCCATAGTCCGCTGCGGCAAAGGCTGGATCCGCGTCATCGCCGGCGCGCGCCACCTCGCGACGATAGGCGCGCAGCACGCGCTGATCGACGGTCATGTGTGACAGTTCAACGGTCTCAATGGACGACGTCGATCGAGACGGTTCGACGATCTTGAAGGCCGGCGGAAAGGCCACGAGCGAAGGAACGGCGACATTGATGAGCGAGTGGCCTCCGCGCGTGCGGCGCGTTACGCCTTCGACATGCAGGTGCCCGCTAAAATGCAGCGTCATGCCGGCGGTGATCAGTGCATCTGCGACCGCCTGCTGCGGCGTCCGGCGGGCGATGTTGGTCTCGCCGAAAAGAACGCTTTCGGCTCCGGTTGCGCCATCGAAGGGGTCGAGCACCGGATAATGCGAGAATGCGAGCAGCGTTTTTCCGAGCTTCGTTGCGCGCGCGGACACGTCGGCAATCCAGTCGACGATGAACGGTTTCAGCCTGATAAGCGCGTTCCAGCCCGCGCCGGTGCTGTCGACGAAAGCGGCTTCATCGCCCTCCTCAAACAGGCCGTCGCGTGGTTCGAAGACGTTGGCGTCGATCATCAGCAACCAGAGACCCGGCTCGGGCTCGACCAGATAGGAGGCATCCATCAGCCGGTAGCAATTCCGGCCGTCCGGAGACGAGACCGGGTAGAGCCGATCCTCGACGCGGTCAGGCGCCCCGAACGGGGTTTCCCAATGAAGATAGTCCGGCCGTCGGAAGTACCCATGGGTAGCCACGGGGGCAAGGCCCGTCGGATATCCCTCGCAATACATGCGCGGCGTTGCGTGGCTGCCGGGGGCTGCCTTTCCTTCGTCGCTCGTGACGAGGACCCTCACGTCGTTCCGATCAAGAAATTGCTTGGTGTGGTGCCGCCCCTTGGGCCCGAAGATGTCGTGGTTGCCCGGAAGCGCATAGAAGCGCGTGCCATGGGTGCTCTCGTGCCCATCTAGAATGGTGCGCAGGCGCGCCGTTGTCTGTCTTTGCCCGTCGTCCGTGTAGTCGCCCAAAAGGACGACGTGGCGGATGCCGCGGCGCGCAACCTCCCCAAGCGCCTCGTCCAGGGCTTTGGCGCTTTCGTTGAAGACGCGGGTGGATTCTCGCGTGTCGGTCCAGCTTCTGACCGCCAGTTTATCGCCGTCGATCTCTATCCCAGGGAATTCGAAGTCGCTTTCAAGATCATGGAAATGCGCGTCGGCGATGATGGCGATCTTCGGCAATTCAGACATCGGCTTTCGCCTCCAGGCGGGAGGCTTCGACGAGATCGATCCAGGCCGAAGCGCGGCGCGCTGCTTCATAGAGCATCGGCTTCGGCGTCTCGAACCATTCATCCGGCCGCAGTTCTCGATGCTCGCGGATATGGGCGATGGCCGCGTCGAGTGTGGGAAACAGATGCGGCTGCTGTTTGTGCAGGAACAGCGCCACCAGCGATACGGAGCGGCTGCGTCCGCCGCGGCAATTGACGAGGATGTTTCCGCCATCGGCAAAGGGATAGGTTGCGCGCTTCGGCATCGTCTGGCGCAGTGCGCCGTCGAGAATGTAATAGGCACCGAGCATCATCGTGTCGGGGCTGCCATCACCGTCGATCATGCCGAGCTTGTAATAGCGGACGGCCGCATAGCCGCTTGCACAAAGATCATCATTGATGCTGACCTCTTCTTCGCGCACGAGGTTGATGTCCAGGTTGATCGCGCAATTGACGACAATGGAGATCCTGTGACGCTTGAGCAGGTCGAGGTCACGCGCGCCGTCACTGCCGCCGATATAGAGATCGGCGCTGTGCGGTCCGAGTTCTCTGGCGATCAGGCTGATAGCGGGCCGGGTATAGACCGTTGCGTCCATTGGATTTCCTCTTTCCTATGCGAACGGGTGGAAGGCGTCGTCAGGCTATCGCCGTTTCAGGCCAGCTGGAGCTCGGCGGCTTGTTCGCTTTCCCGCACCGGGATGCCTGAAGCCACACTCACGCCGCTGGCGATCGCCGGTGTCGATGCAAGCACCGGCCCGCCGTCGAGCAGGCTGCCGATCTCCATGAAGGGACACACAGTGCCGCCCGCCTCGGCAACGAGCAACAGTCCGGCAAGGCAATCCCACGAGTTCATGTGCAGTTCGACATAGGCATCCGACCGACCATCGGCGACATAGGCGAGCGCGAGAGCTCCCGAAGCGCCGCGCCGCACATTGGCGCCCTTCTC encodes:
- a CDS encoding dual specificity protein phosphatase — translated: MDATVYTRPAISLIARELGPHSADLYIGGSDGARDLDLLKRHRISIVVNCAINLDINLVREEEVSINDDLCASGYAAVRYYKLGMIDGDGSPDTMMLGAYYILDGALRQTMPKRATYPFADGGNILVNCRGGRSRSVSLVALFLHKQQPHLFPTLDAAIAHIREHRELRPDEWFETPKPMLYEAARRASAWIDLVEASRLEAKADV
- a CDS encoding metallophosphoesterase, producing MSELPKIAIIADAHFHDLESDFEFPGIEIDGDKLAVRSWTDTRESTRVFNESAKALDEALGEVARRGIRHVVLLGDYTDDGQRQTTARLRTILDGHESTHGTRFYALPGNHDIFGPKGRHHTKQFLDRNDVRVLVTSDEGKAAPGSHATPRMYCEGYPTGLAPVATHGYFRRPDYLHWETPFGAPDRVEDRLYPVSSPDGRNCYRLMDASYLVEPEPGLWLLMIDANVFEPRDGLFEEGDEAAFVDSTGAGWNALIRLKPFIVDWIADVSARATKLGKTLLAFSHYPVLDPFDGATGAESVLFGETNIARRTPQQAVADALITAGMTLHFSGHLHVEGVTRRTRGGHSLINVAVPSLVAFPPAFKIVEPSRSTSSIETVELSHMTVDQRVLRAYRREVARAGDDADPAFAAADYGSFLKAHKRTLVQHRYFPKEWPGDVVHEISGLSVATVCQRLIDAGEMTCASGQVSIAIPEDAASLDMIEVIADWYCLRQAGVLALDKIAQPRRALYRLLAKHFGREPATGWDGSTSGFLAIFFGAFDAFLDRAEAGSRRIRIESNSDTEEAA